The Culex quinquefasciatus strain JHB chromosome 2, VPISU_Cqui_1.0_pri_paternal, whole genome shotgun sequence genome contains the following window.
TTCGGTTTGATGTAATTCTAAAAGATCATGTAATTAAGCTTCATGCTTGtttctaaataaaataaaaaaagccaaaacaaaaattatatgaaaacgTGTCGCCGAAATACGCCGGAATCTTGCCAAGATCTTAAAACTCGAACTAGGATAAGATGGGAGAAATCCGCCAGAATTCCTGCGCAATACCCAAGACAAACGCCGACACCCGCACGTGCTACCGCTGCACCTTAATTCTCCTCACCACCCTCCGCAAAAACTGTAACATCCGCATGTTGTTCCGCTCCCTACTCCTCTGCAACTGTATTTTATATTCGCGAAACTGAGCAGACTCTGTTTTAATCTGCTGAAGAGACTCAGCCAAGGACTCAGCAGATCCAAATCTTCATTATTTATTTCAGCCTGAACTGCGTACCACCAGAGGACGGTTTTGTCCGtaagaatatatattttttgcttcttGGTTTCGGCCGCTTCTCGCACCGTCGTAAGAAGTAGATGTTTTTCACTCTGGTGTCCAGCGACTCGCACCGGTATTGTTTATTCCTCCGTAATGGTTGCTTTGGCTTGCTTTTGCACCAGCACGCAAATGTCCTCTTCTCGCTCTGTCGCGCTTTCTTCGACAGATTCACCAGCGTATTCGTTCACCAGCCGGATCGCGTCACGGGTGCAGTCCAGCTCGCGCATGTTGTTTTTGTCGATGTTGCCTTTGCTGTGCTGTTTGGTGGCGTCCATCCGTGTGCTGGTAGCATCTTAACTGAACTCTATCGGAACACTAACATGTTCGCACTACTTGCGCAAAAAGGTTTAAGAAACGAAAGACTTAAAAAATAGCAATATAGGCGGATAGGATTATTTACCATGTCAAATTAACGTATGcgccaatgtaaacaataatatgttTACGTTGGCGCATTGGTTAATTTGACATGGTAAATAATCCTACCCGCCACCCATCTGTCAGAAGGCTGATTGGTTGATAACGGTTTCTCTCTCCTCTCACGCGCTGGTACGAATGAAATAtttctagagtactttttcaaaaggtcctatgcgccaaaagtaaacaaactgagttagTTATTGCATTATATTCGGTGTACTAAAAACTATACTATCCGCTAACCCGATTTCTTGAAactcttatatttttaaatataatatttatCAACAAAACAACCTACAACTAttctcaataaattttaaacaaaatggtTATAGGTCATTTTACCAACTGGTTGTTCTATGTGCATTCTGGTCGAACGTGTACATAGAACGGTAGCAAATCGACCTATGAGcaattataaatatattttaatcatCATGCACATACGCTCACATCAAAATGACCTATGTTAAAGATATAATGgataattaaaatataaattatacgtcgtttttgtatgaaactaAATTATTTTACAATCTTCAATTTATGTACAATGAACAATATATCCGAATCTCGCGCAGAGTGTAGTCATCAGCTGGGAGAGAGcatgaaatttttcaatgttgCCAAAGCCGAAAGGAATAGTGCAAAACGACCTACCCGCCCTCTCTCGAATTTGACAGATAGGATTGATTGAATGCGAGCCAAAGGCGAGCATAAATTggattgaacaaaaaaacatattttttgttttgacactAGTGAGAATTGCTCGGTGTTTTGCACACGCTCCGGTACTTCTCGGTTGTCATTTATCGGCGGAAGATCATTTACGGAAGTCTCCCGGTCCTCTACAAGCAGCGGGAGATCCGGTTGTCCAGAAATGGAATTTCTATTCCGGTAAAGTTGCTTTGCTTTAGTTCCGACTCAGGGCCTCCGTTTACAGTTGTGAAAAGTTCAAACAAAATTCGCCCACCTGCTCCAACTCATCGAAAGCCCCTGGTTGAGCTGAACGGGCCAAGGTGTAATCCGCAAGATACCGATGCCAAGACAGGTGATCATCGGATGCCATCCGAACGGCCAGCTTTGGTACTGTCGTACTTGGAATACCCAGAGAAGGAAGCGACACCCACATCAAGTCCATTGAAGGAACGGAACGGTATGTAAATTGAACTGTTTAAACCGAAAGATGCAAGTTACATAAATCATTTAGTTGCAGAGACGAAACATCAGAAACAAAAGAAGATTCCGGAAATTTGACCGTTCTTGACATTACTTTCGGCGATTTCAACGCGCCCACATCTACGCCTGAATCAAGAATACCTCATTTGCTGCGGGACTCGATAGTCAAAGAGAAGAGGTTGAGAATTTTCCAGCAGTTTCCGTTGATGGTttgtatttgtttattttttatgatcaaATAGTATCTAACGTGAATTATTCTCGCAGAAATGGATGATAGCTCGCTGGAACCTTCTATCGCAGAACGATGGTTATTTGCAGGATGGCCAGGCCACGCCCCGAGACCAGATGTCTAATCCCTTACAGTTTGCATCCCGATGGAAGGTCCAGCTGGAGCATTCCCCGGCGCAATCGATCTTTCGGTCCAAACACGATCTGGAAAGGAATTGTTGGATCGTCCAGTTTCGGCATCGGCCGGTATGCTAATCTAACATTTTTGCTTATTGTTGGTTACAATCTAAGCTTTTTCTTTACAGTTTTGCGTTCCACTGAGGATAAACCGCAGCCGAAGTCGACGGAAACGTCGACAAGCCCCACTTCGCCTCGGGAAACACCGGCTAATCGAAGTGATCAGGTGACGTTGCCGAATCTTGAAGTCAACGATTCACCATGTGATGGAGGTGATCAAATTTTGGACGAGAGTGACGCAGTTCACCTTGCTCCATACGACCTTCGTCTCCGAGCAGATCGTCACGGCCGGAAACGGAATCGCCCAAACTGGGGTGACCTTGTCAAACGTTACAATCACGGGATTTTCATCCCACTTTCGGTACATCCCGTCGATCAGCTTTCCACAGTCGTACATCGACAGAGCAGAACTTTTTACAGAACTTCTCAAAAAGCATTCGATGCCGCGATCCAATGCGGCTGATGCCGTGGATCGTGTTGTGTCGGCAAAACTCCATAAACAGATCTTTCAGTCCGGATGAAGAGGAAGAAGATGGTACTTAGATGTAGGTTGTAGGAGTATGAAGACAAAGAATACGATGTGAATGTGTTGTATAAActgtgaaaatacaaaaaaaaaatgtttaaaattgattggGCTATCTTTTTTGTTCAAGGGATAGAATTCAAATAATAGGAAGGtgatttgtttcaatttggacacaggttttgttttttcttctctataaaaaaaaaagtctttataTCCGTCCATCAGCGGGGACACAACCATGCCCATTTGTTTGATTAAATTAGCTCTAATTCAATTCGATTGCGAGATGAaatactcgaaactaggtgtccgaaggtttgattgttgaggcaattgcaaacctctttttaaaccttagctttcatccaccccgggattcgaactgacgacctttgatttgtgagtccaactgcctaccagcgactccaccgaggcaggagacccagggagacgactcctacacctggactgagctaacgaccttacctctaggttagacagggccaacatttactttcccgtccgacggattAAACAAATCTCATCTCACAAAATGTCACCGAGACCTTCTGgtatcaaacccaggccgacttggTGAGAGcacgtcagtggatgtttacattaggtttCTTTACAAACCCATATtggcccaattacattgttttgtttgaattcTGCTCATAATCACCTTCCTGAAGTTGTACACAAATTCTCGTTTGCGCAGGTTGTCGGAGTTGTTTCTGAGCCGATTGTCCTTTGTTTGTAGCTTTGATACCAGCCGTGATACCAGCACGCGATGTCAACGCCGGGATGCACGAGAACAGAGTCATTGAGGGCCGACCAGAGAGGACCACGTCGATGTAGAGGACATCCTCGAAGTCCAGGTACCAGATTCGACAGCCCTTGGCCGTCCCTTTCCCGCCAAGCGCAGCGCAGATCGAACGGTGGTCCTATTTAATTTTTGACGCAATGAAGCTAAAAGCTTTGCAGTTgctgaaattattttattcgaTGTACAATCTCACCTTATTATTTATCCATAAAAAACGCACCGTACATTGATTgctattgctttaaaaaattaaacacaacaGTAGTATGTGCGCTCACAGCATGATAGGCGGATAGAACAATTTTCCATGTCAAAATATCCAATGCGCCAAGGTAAACAATAATCATTGTTTACATTGGCGCATTGGTTAATTTAACATCGTAAATTATCCTACCCGCCACCCATCTGACAGAAGTCTGATTGGTTATAACGGTTTCTCTCTCCTCTCACGCGCTggaagcattgaaatatttcatgctcTTCATCAGCTGTTGCCTACACGTTGCGAGAGGGTTGGACATACACTGTTAtcaaaaagtattgttttttaaatcgagatttaaattttatttcataaagtttTATGTGCAATGCCACATGAATATAGTCCAATGCGTTAAGTCTTATGTGCAAAATTTGTCCTATGAACGTGTCCTATGTGCACTCATAGGTTGTATGAACCAAATTGCTTCAGAACTAAGTGTAatattaacttttatatgatcCCGAGTTGCACACTTGAAAAGCATAACTCTAGACCCATTTGGGCGTTTTCAGAATCGAAAAATACCCAAGCGTGTTTAAATGAGATTTAAAAATGTGCACCAAAACTTTGTCATCAAATTTCTCAGATTGAGGTTTTtgcacataggaccttttgaaaaagtactctagattTCATGCTCTTCGTCAGCTGATCTACACGTTGCGTGAGGGTAGGAAATACCTTATCGTCGCAAAAATGTAGTGTTTTTTTAATCgggatttaattattttttcataaagttctATGTACTATGCCACATAAATTTAGTCCAAAGGGCTCAGTCCAATGTGCAAAATTTGTTCTATAAACATGTCCTATGTGCACTCACAGGTTGTATGAAACAAATTAGTTCAGAATTATGCGTTACGTTGACTTTCATATAATCCCGAGAGGTACACTTGAACAGCAACACTCTAGTCCCATTTGGGCGTTTTCAGAATCGAAAAATACCCAACCGTGTTTAAAtaggatttaaaaatgttctcCAAAACTTTACCATCAAATTTCTCAGATTGAGGTTTTtgcacataggaccttttgaaaaagtactctagaattcatggaacgatatacctgtttgccatatagtttgtatgtaaagctaatttattttcgtgataatttttataagtccaaataatttaatcaattgattgaccattatcagaacgataactgttcgccatgtgattggtctataatttatttgtatggttctaccatacatgttacgatatatttatgataaattttgaggcctcatttcataataaaatgcattttaaaccgccaaacgtaatgtaactgagatagctcaattagataaggcggcagcaccacggaagaatcaacaggagacatcatcatcaagcggtaacaaatcccggacattacaaaaaaaaacgctcaccaTTAATAATCATATACTTACCATTCCCATTTAAATCCATAGTTCCCAGAACAtttgtaaagtttattttttggctcctcccttttcaaatggtgtcggtaagtgtcggtaaagcagttcaccatttaaaatcatattttattaatttgtggtacggttcacataaaataagaattgaacAGTTTGGGGTAGGGTATGACTATGATCCACGAAAAAAACATACTCACACAAactcgcgcgtggatatctctatggtAAAATACTTGAACATCCCTAGTTTGTGTAGACTTTTTGACGTTCTGTGCAACAAGGCTTTTGTTTGGCGCGCACTTTGCGCATGTGTTGGT
Protein-coding sequences here:
- the LOC119767937 gene encoding uncharacterized protein LOC119767937, coding for MKWMIARWNLLSQNDGYLQDGQATPRDQMSNPLQFASRWKVQLEHSPAQSIFRSKHDLERNCWIVQFRHRPFCVPLRINRSRSRRKRRQAPLRLGKHRLIEVIR